Part of the Helicobacter bilis genome is shown below.
CAAGCTCATCTGATGTGATTGTGCCCTCCAATCTGCCATTTGCTAGAATCTCAATCGCCTTTGCCTCGACATTGCCTGTAATCTTGCCACTAACAATAACTTTTTGCGCGAAAACATCGCCTATAATAATTCCAGTTTTACCCACCATGACGGTATTTTTAGAGTGGATAACGCCCTCAAACTCTCCATCTGTGTGAAAATGGCAATCTGTGTGTATCTCGCCTTTAAACTTCGTATTGACTGCAATTATTGTTGCAGCG
Proteins encoded:
- a CDS encoding bactofilin family protein, which codes for MAFFASDNKQSNGKETTGGAATIIAVNTKFKGEIHTDCHFHTDGEFEGVIHSKNTVMVGKTGIIIGDVFAQKVIVSGKITGNVEAKAIEILANGRLEGTITSDELVIEKKGMFLGQSKSNNNKDVKLLSDAQKPQSSIELKK